A stretch of the Photobacterium sp. CCB-ST2H9 genome encodes the following:
- a CDS encoding endonuclease/exonuclease/phosphatase family protein: protein MLRRLILLMGIAAILSGGGAYFSFHVPPQPELTVGSDIDRAEVRCYEAEPEAFIDRQGQLQVTVWNIYKEQRENWRTALDAFSEGSDIVLLQESSLTADFQQYLREAQWQVVMANAFSFLDTQAGVMNLSRNPAKTTCAYLAMEPWLRLPKSALLATFPLSDGTTLTVVNLHGINFAWGIEEYEAQFEALADELEKAKGPVLLAGDFNTWRQERMDVLARFVELLGLHEVTLEQDLRVRVLGWPLDHLFYRGMRLEKAEAPVTDASDHHPIIARFRLSE from the coding sequence ATGCTCAGACGCTTGATATTGTTGATGGGAATTGCAGCTATTTTGTCCGGAGGCGGAGCCTACTTTTCATTTCATGTGCCGCCGCAGCCGGAGTTAACTGTTGGTTCTGACATTGACCGTGCAGAGGTTCGCTGTTACGAAGCTGAGCCTGAAGCGTTCATCGATCGACAGGGTCAGTTGCAAGTGACTGTCTGGAATATTTATAAAGAGCAGCGGGAGAACTGGCGAACGGCATTAGATGCTTTCAGTGAGGGAAGTGATATTGTGCTCTTACAGGAGTCGAGTCTGACAGCTGATTTTCAGCAATACCTCAGAGAGGCTCAGTGGCAGGTCGTCATGGCGAACGCCTTCTCATTCTTGGATACACAAGCTGGCGTAATGAATTTATCACGGAACCCGGCAAAAACGACGTGTGCTTATTTGGCGATGGAGCCCTGGCTGCGTTTGCCAAAATCGGCTTTACTGGCAACCTTTCCTCTTTCTGACGGGACAACTTTGACGGTCGTGAACCTGCATGGAATTAACTTTGCCTGGGGAATTGAGGAATATGAGGCGCAATTTGAAGCCTTAGCGGATGAACTGGAAAAAGCGAAGGGGCCAGTGCTGTTGGCTGGAGATTTCAATACCTGGCGACAGGAAAGAATGGATGTGCTCGCCCGGTTTGTTGAACTGCTGGGATTGCACGAAGTAACGTTAGAGCAGGATCTGAGGGTCAGAGTGTTAGGATGGCCGTTGGATCACTTATTTTATCGCGGTATGCGGCTGGAAAAAGCAGAGGCGCCTGTCACGGACGCCTCAGATCATCATCCAATTATTGCCCGCTTCAGGTTGTCAGAATAA
- a CDS encoding ABC transporter permease subunit, whose translation MLSYFLRRLALVVPTFIGITVLIFTLTRFVPGGPVERMLANIQAQQGMSSSPSMAGESNALSEEQLAELNAFYGLDKPVFEAYSEWLTKLVQLDFGLSTRYYEPVWDMIMERLPISLFYGGVTFFLSYFISIPLGYYKALKHGSHFDSASSILIFIGYALPGYVIGVLLITFFSYQLEWFPMGGFVSDEFEDYESVWLQIKDIFWHACLPLICYLIGDFATLTMTMKNNMMETLSADYIRTAIAKGLPFSQAVRRHALRNSLIPIASHFGNSLLFFMTGSFLIEVIFNIDGVGLLGYESIMERDYPVVMGIVAINAVLLMLGNIISDICVALVDPRVRFGA comes from the coding sequence ATGTTGTCGTATTTTTTGCGCCGCTTGGCGTTAGTGGTCCCTACTTTTATCGGGATAACCGTACTGATCTTTACGCTGACCCGGTTTGTGCCGGGCGGACCCGTCGAGCGGATGCTGGCGAATATTCAGGCCCAGCAGGGGATGTCATCGTCACCGTCCATGGCCGGGGAGAGTAATGCGCTTTCTGAAGAGCAACTGGCAGAACTGAATGCTTTCTACGGGCTGGATAAACCGGTTTTTGAAGCCTACAGTGAGTGGCTGACGAAACTGGTGCAACTGGACTTCGGTTTATCAACCCGTTACTACGAACCGGTCTGGGACATGATTATGGAACGCCTGCCGATTTCTTTGTTTTACGGCGGAGTAACGTTCTTCCTCAGTTACTTTATCTCCATCCCGCTGGGTTACTACAAAGCGCTGAAACACGGTAGTCATTTTGACTCGGCATCTTCGATTCTTATCTTTATCGGTTACGCGCTTCCGGGGTATGTGATTGGTGTCCTGTTGATCACGTTTTTCAGTTATCAGCTGGAATGGTTCCCCATGGGCGGTTTTGTCAGTGACGAATTTGAGGACTACGAAAGCGTCTGGCTGCAAATCAAAGATATTTTCTGGCATGCGTGTTTACCTTTAATTTGTTACCTCATTGGTGATTTTGCCACCCTCACGATGACTATGAAAAATAATATGATGGAGACGTTATCGGCTGACTATATCCGGACAGCCATCGCAAAAGGACTGCCATTTTCTCAGGCGGTCCGTCGGCATGCGTTGCGAAACAGTCTGATCCCCATTGCCAGTCATTTCGGGAACTCGCTGCTCTTTTTCATGACCGGATCGTTTCTGATCGAAGTTATTTTTAATATCGATGGCGTTGGCTTATTAGGATATGAATCAATTATGGAACGGGACTATCCGGTTGTGATGGGGATCGTTGCGATCAATGCCGTTTTATTAATGCTGGGCAATATTATTTCGGATATTTGTGTTGCGCTGGTGGATCCTCGTGTGAGATTCGGAGCCTGA
- a CDS encoding ABC transporter ATP-binding protein — MANEELILQVRDLETEFSTDDGIVKVLHGVSFDVKKGRTLGLVGESGSGKSVTAMSIMGLLPQPYGRVTRGKVLYRNTDLLRLSAREMYAMRGDRISMIFQDPMTALNPVHTIGKQLNEVLELHRPELKKKERSLYSLEMLKKVRIPMAEKRLYEYPHHLSGGMRQRVMIAMALACQPDILICDEPTTALDVTIQAEILRLMKALQEETGMAMIFITHDLGVVAEICDDVAVMYGGKVLETAGVFELFDHPQHPYTKRLLGLMPDLNRPGKQMIPFEPIDPTLFPEFRKS; from the coding sequence ATGGCGAATGAAGAACTGATTCTGCAAGTCCGGGATCTGGAGACAGAATTCAGTACCGATGACGGTATTGTGAAAGTGCTGCACGGTGTCTCGTTTGATGTCAAAAAGGGCCGTACCCTGGGTTTGGTCGGGGAATCGGGCTCAGGAAAGAGTGTGACGGCGATGTCAATTATGGGGCTGCTTCCGCAGCCCTATGGGCGGGTGACCCGGGGAAAGGTACTTTACCGGAATACAGACTTACTCCGGCTGTCGGCCAGAGAAATGTACGCGATGCGGGGGGATCGCATTTCGATGATTTTTCAGGATCCGATGACCGCGCTCAATCCGGTCCATACCATCGGAAAGCAGCTGAACGAAGTGCTGGAACTGCACCGGCCGGAGCTGAAGAAAAAGGAACGCAGCCTTTACTCGCTGGAAATGCTGAAAAAGGTACGTATCCCGATGGCCGAAAAGCGACTTTATGAGTATCCGCATCATTTGTCTGGAGGGATGCGGCAAAGGGTGATGATTGCAATGGCGCTGGCCTGTCAGCCGGATATTCTGATCTGTGATGAGCCAACCACTGCGCTGGATGTCACCATTCAGGCTGAAATCCTGAGACTGATGAAAGCACTTCAGGAAGAAACGGGCATGGCCATGATCTTCATTACCCATGATTTAGGTGTCGTCGCTGAGATTTGCGACGATGTTGCCGTTATGTATGGGGGCAAAGTGCTGGAAACCGCCGGCGTTTTTGAGTTGTTTGATCATCCGCAGCATCCATATACCAAGCGTTTGTTGGGATTGATGCCTGATTTAAACAGACCCGGCAAGCAGATGATCCCGTTTGAACCAATAGACCCGACATTGTTTCCGGAGTTCAGGAAGTCATGA
- a CDS encoding ABC transporter ATP-binding protein — translation MDEILRIDNLKQHFISGKGIFKKGYTIKAVDGVSFSLARGETLGLVGESGCGKSTLGRSILKLFEPTDGRIIFEGQDITDFSPRQMRPLRKDMQIVFQDPLESLNQRHTIGMILEEPFIIHQIGRAAERKKWVLELLQKVDLPASAVNRYPHEFSGGQRQRIGIARAIALKPKLLICDESVSALDVSVQAQILNLLLSLQQEMDLSVIFISHDLSVVKHVSDRVAVMYYGKIVEIGSAEQIYSSPQAEYTKTLLSAIPITHPRQRQDIIQSTPKTALKSVSK, via the coding sequence ATGGATGAAATTCTTCGTATCGATAACCTCAAACAGCATTTTATCTCTGGGAAGGGGATTTTTAAGAAGGGCTATACCATCAAAGCGGTTGATGGTGTGTCTTTCTCATTAGCCAGAGGGGAAACGCTCGGGCTGGTGGGGGAGTCTGGCTGCGGCAAGAGCACTTTAGGCCGAAGCATTCTCAAACTGTTTGAGCCAACAGACGGCCGTATCATCTTTGAAGGGCAAGATATTACGGATTTCTCACCGCGTCAGATGCGGCCATTACGAAAAGACATGCAAATCGTTTTTCAGGACCCGCTGGAATCCCTGAATCAGCGACACACCATCGGCATGATTCTTGAGGAGCCTTTCATCATCCATCAGATTGGTCGTGCGGCTGAGCGTAAAAAGTGGGTCCTGGAGTTACTACAGAAAGTGGACTTACCGGCTTCGGCTGTCAATCGCTATCCGCATGAGTTCTCCGGCGGCCAGCGTCAGCGGATTGGGATTGCCCGGGCCATCGCATTAAAACCCAAACTACTTATCTGTGATGAATCTGTTTCTGCGTTGGATGTTTCAGTGCAGGCACAAATCCTGAATTTGCTGCTGTCCTTGCAACAGGAAATGGATCTTTCCGTGATTTTCATCTCGCATGACTTATCCGTGGTGAAACATGTATCCGATCGGGTCGCGGTGATGTATTACGGAAAGATTGTCGAGATTGGCTCGGCAGAACAGATCTATTCATCACCTCAGGCGGAATATACCAAGACATTATTATCTGCGATTCCGATTACGCATCCCCGGCAGCGACAGGACATCATCCAATCAACCCCGAAAACAGCCTTGAAATCGGTCTCAAAATAA
- a CDS encoding YIP1 family protein has product MTPSANPFIAMLDVFRSPVDCFTAVHQRPKWALMPYLLLIMAPFGLWGSYFNQVDMAWLQETLRSQLSVLADESQLQWLTKEVLLAGEIFSDIFGRTANLLLLALWLNLATKNSGAPQSFGKWLAASCFIMLPGLIGDLASYLNILFNPTQALPNTADLNSLNAFLKLPMDNPWAALASSIPLLAPWYIALTYIVVSLWCGIDRAKAIVIAALPWLLVLVVWPLLILTT; this is encoded by the coding sequence ATGACCCCCTCAGCAAACCCATTCATTGCCATGCTAGATGTCTTCCGTTCACCGGTAGATTGTTTCACAGCCGTTCATCAGCGCCCCAAATGGGCGCTGATGCCCTACTTACTGCTCATCATGGCGCCTTTCGGCCTCTGGGGCAGCTATTTTAACCAGGTTGATATGGCATGGTTGCAGGAAACCCTTCGCAGCCAGCTTTCAGTGCTGGCTGACGAGAGTCAGTTGCAATGGTTAACGAAAGAAGTCTTACTGGCCGGTGAGATTTTCAGTGACATTTTCGGCCGCACTGCCAACCTGCTCCTGCTGGCATTATGGCTGAACCTAGCGACCAAAAACAGCGGCGCCCCTCAGAGCTTTGGGAAATGGCTGGCGGCAAGCTGTTTTATCATGCTTCCCGGACTGATTGGCGATCTCGCGAGCTATCTGAACATCCTGTTCAACCCGACCCAGGCTTTACCGAACACGGCCGACCTGAACAGCCTGAATGCATTCCTGAAATTGCCCATGGATAACCCCTGGGCTGCATTAGCATCCAGTATTCCGCTGCTGGCTCCCTGGTATATTGCCCTGACCTATATTGTGGTCAGCTTGTGGTGCGGGATTGATCGCGCCAAGGCTATTGTCATCGCTGCACTGCCCTGGCTGTTAGTGCTGGTTGTCTGGCCACTGCTTATTCTGACAACCTGA
- a CDS encoding extracellular solute-binding protein, with product MKKTLSISAFLAMALGSPLLTAAELPAGLKWQSNLHEPLFASPQAKFGGTFHTYIESFPQTFRTVGPDSNGRFRSWLLDSRPAAVTRHPNTYAWIPDIASEWAYGDDDKTVYFRINPNAKWSDGKPITADDFTFVLTFMRSKDIVAPWYNTFYNQQIEDVIKYDDLTFAVVSAEKRNAEELILYANLRPIPAHFYQPKTDKNNDGIQDNFVRYYNFKPEPSAGPYYVDEIKKGKSISFKHVGKDWWGYTNPYYQHRYNVEKIRIKVIRDKDIARQHFEKGDLDSFWLDTPELWREKAQTPNFENGYIHKFWGYNQTPMGAGGLWINTAKPLLDNLDVRQGIALASDFDGLIDKVLRGDVIRKPNPMGIGHGDYTNTDIKAPPFNPELAIQHFEKAGFSQIGPDGIRVNQQGQRLSFAITYSYGYLTPQIAYLKEQAKLAGLEFTLNLVDGSSAFKYVLEKKHELSFHNMGTSEIPQYWEYFYSANANKPQNNNFTNYSTPELDRLILAYRSEFDLEKKKAEARQIQSIIADASVIVPGYMRPYAREAYWRWLQIPKPAMTKLTEFLFPSGTFQDFGTFWIDESRKKETKAAMKSGRHFEPVTIVEEEYKL from the coding sequence ATGAAAAAGACGCTGAGCATATCCGCATTTCTCGCCATGGCTCTGGGCAGCCCGTTGCTGACCGCTGCTGAGTTACCTGCGGGGCTGAAATGGCAATCGAATCTGCATGAACCGCTGTTTGCTTCTCCGCAAGCAAAGTTTGGCGGGACATTTCATACCTACATCGAGAGTTTCCCGCAAACGTTCCGTACGGTCGGTCCGGATTCCAACGGACGATTCAGGTCATGGCTGTTAGACAGTCGCCCGGCTGCGGTCACCCGTCACCCCAATACCTATGCGTGGATCCCGGATATTGCCTCCGAATGGGCGTATGGCGATGATGATAAGACCGTGTATTTCCGGATCAATCCCAATGCGAAATGGTCCGATGGGAAACCGATTACTGCCGACGACTTTACCTTTGTGCTGACCTTCATGCGTTCCAAAGATATTGTTGCCCCCTGGTACAATACCTTTTACAACCAGCAGATAGAGGACGTGATTAAATACGATGACCTGACATTTGCCGTGGTGTCGGCTGAAAAGCGTAATGCTGAAGAACTGATACTTTATGCCAATCTGAGACCGATCCCGGCACATTTCTATCAGCCTAAAACCGATAAAAATAACGACGGCATTCAGGACAACTTTGTCCGCTATTACAACTTCAAGCCGGAGCCGTCTGCCGGACCTTATTACGTTGATGAGATCAAAAAAGGAAAATCTATTTCCTTCAAACATGTCGGGAAAGACTGGTGGGGGTATACCAATCCTTATTACCAGCATCGCTATAATGTGGAAAAAATCCGTATCAAAGTTATTCGCGACAAAGACATTGCCCGTCAGCATTTTGAAAAAGGGGATCTGGATTCTTTCTGGCTGGACACGCCGGAGCTCTGGCGAGAGAAAGCGCAAACACCGAACTTTGAAAATGGCTATATTCACAAGTTCTGGGGATACAACCAGACCCCGATGGGAGCCGGAGGGCTATGGATCAACACGGCCAAGCCGCTGCTGGATAACCTAGACGTCCGTCAGGGGATTGCGCTGGCCAGTGACTTTGACGGCCTGATTGACAAAGTGCTGCGCGGTGATGTAATCCGAAAACCGAATCCTATGGGGATCGGGCATGGTGATTACACCAATACCGACATCAAGGCGCCGCCGTTTAATCCCGAGCTTGCAATCCAGCATTTTGAAAAAGCGGGATTCAGCCAGATTGGCCCGGATGGGATTCGGGTGAATCAGCAGGGACAGCGGCTGTCTTTTGCGATCACTTACAGTTATGGCTACCTCACTCCTCAGATTGCTTACCTGAAAGAACAGGCAAAACTGGCCGGTCTGGAGTTTACCCTGAATTTGGTCGATGGCTCATCTGCGTTCAAGTATGTCCTTGAGAAGAAGCATGAATTGTCATTCCATAATATGGGAACCAGCGAAATTCCCCAGTATTGGGAGTACTTTTATTCGGCCAATGCCAATAAACCGCAAAACAACAACTTCACCAACTACAGCACGCCGGAGCTTGACCGGCTGATCTTGGCGTACCGCTCTGAGTTTGATCTGGAGAAGAAGAAAGCTGAAGCCAGGCAGATTCAGTCGATTATTGCTGATGCCAGCGTGATTGTTCCGGGTTACATGCGTCCTTATGCCCGGGAGGCTTACTGGCGCTGGTTGCAGATCCCCAAACCTGCCATGACCAAATTAACCGAATTTCTTTTTCCGTCCGGCACCTTCCAGGATTTTGGTACCTTCTGGATTGATGAATCGCGTAAAAAGGAAACCAAAGCGGCCATGAAATCAGGCCGGCATTTTGAGCCGGTGACCATAGTTGAAGAGGAATACAAGCTCTGA
- the gmhB gene encoding D-glycero-beta-D-manno-heptose 1,7-bisphosphate 7-phosphatase, whose protein sequence is MAKPAVFIDRDGVINVDHGYVHTVDDFEYIEGVFDACKQLKEMGYLLVLVTNQAGIAKGMYTEDEFLSLTEWMDWNFVDNGVEFDGIYYCPHHPSEGQGDYLQDCNCRKPKPGMFVSARDFLKIDMARSVMIGDKTDDMKAAEAAEVGTKILVRTGKPVTEAGEALATVVLDSVADVPKWLASVK, encoded by the coding sequence TTGGCTAAGCCTGCTGTGTTTATCGATCGTGATGGCGTGATTAATGTTGATCATGGTTATGTTCATACCGTGGATGACTTTGAATATATTGAAGGTGTGTTTGACGCCTGTAAGCAGCTCAAAGAGATGGGATATCTTCTGGTACTGGTGACCAATCAGGCTGGTATTGCCAAAGGGATGTACACGGAAGATGAATTTCTGAGTCTGACAGAGTGGATGGACTGGAACTTTGTCGACAATGGTGTGGAGTTTGACGGAATTTATTATTGCCCGCATCATCCGAGTGAGGGGCAGGGTGATTACCTGCAGGACTGTAATTGCCGCAAACCGAAACCGGGAATGTTTGTCTCTGCCCGCGATTTTCTGAAGATTGATATGGCGCGTTCAGTCATGATCGGTGATAAAACCGATGACATGAAAGCGGCTGAAGCGGCAGAGGTCGGCACCAAGATTCTGGTCCGTACCGGTAAGCCGGTGACTGAAGCCGGAGAAGCGCTGGCCACTGTGGTGTTGGATAGTGTTGCTGATGTGCCGAAATGGCTGGCGTCTGTGAAATAA
- the metN gene encoding methionine ABC transporter ATP-binding protein MetN yields MIEINRVNKVFKVGDKDIHALRDINLSIGEGTIFGVIGASGAGKSTLIRCVNLLEKPTSGHVIVDGVDLTQLSSQELTLARRKIGMIFQHFNLLSSRTVFDNVALPLELSGTDKTEIQRKVSELLQLVGLADKHHAYPSNLSGGQKQRVAIARALASDPKVLLCDEATSALDPATTQSILELLREINSKLNLTILLITHEMDVVKSICSEVAIIGQGELVEKGPVGDIFAHPKTELAREFIRATLDLSIPEDYQARLESTRTESNYPLIRLEFTGASVDAPLLSQVSRQFGIDANILSADMDYAGGVKFGLMLAEFFGTEEATQQAIAFLREHKVNVEVLGYVA; encoded by the coding sequence ATGATAGAAATCAACAGGGTCAATAAAGTCTTCAAGGTCGGGGATAAAGACATCCACGCCCTGCGCGATATCAATCTCAGCATCGGGGAAGGAACCATTTTCGGCGTGATCGGTGCGTCCGGTGCCGGTAAAAGTACTCTGATCCGTTGCGTCAATTTGCTGGAAAAGCCAACTTCCGGCCATGTGATTGTCGACGGAGTCGACCTGACACAACTCTCCAGCCAGGAACTGACGCTGGCCCGCCGTAAAATCGGCATGATTTTCCAGCATTTCAATCTATTGTCTTCGCGGACTGTTTTTGACAACGTGGCTCTGCCACTGGAGCTGTCCGGCACAGATAAAACCGAAATCCAACGAAAAGTCTCCGAACTGCTGCAACTGGTTGGCCTGGCCGACAAACACCATGCTTATCCGTCGAATCTGAGCGGCGGTCAGAAACAGCGTGTGGCAATTGCGCGCGCGCTGGCTTCAGACCCGAAAGTCCTGCTGTGTGATGAAGCCACCAGCGCACTGGATCCGGCCACCACGCAGTCTATTCTTGAGCTGCTGCGTGAAATCAACAGCAAGCTGAACCTGACCATTTTGCTGATCACCCATGAAATGGATGTGGTGAAAAGCATCTGCTCTGAAGTGGCCATTATTGGTCAGGGCGAATTGGTTGAAAAAGGCCCGGTCGGCGATATTTTCGCTCATCCGAAAACAGAACTGGCACGTGAGTTCATTCGCGCAACCCTGGATCTTTCCATTCCGGAAGACTATCAGGCACGACTGGAGAGCACCCGCACGGAAAGCAACTATCCGCTGATTCGCCTTGAATTTACCGGCGCCTCCGTGGATGCCCCCCTGCTCAGCCAGGTGTCACGCCAGTTTGGTATTGATGCCAACATTCTGAGTGCCGACATGGACTACGCCGGCGGCGTGAAGTTTGGCTTGATGCTGGCAGAATTTTTCGGAACAGAGGAAGCGACACAACAAGCCATCGCTTTCCTTCGCGAACATAAAGTTAATGTAGAGGTGCTGGGTTATGTTGCTTGA
- a CDS encoding ABC transporter permease, with product MLSLSPLTQKKIKRFKEIRRGYWSLVILSTLLVLSLFAEFLINSKALVVKYQGAYFFPVMSDVLPGTTFGEDYQSEAQYRDLKQRFTEAGQGDYVIMPLVPWNPLEQDFSGDFPPTAPDAESRHYLGTDTIGRDILARLVYGFRITMGFALLTMAISYAIGTMVGCAMGFWGGKFDLLVQRFIEVWSMVPFLYVIMILVSITQPSFTLFVAINVLFGWMGMTWYMRTMTYKEVARDYVMAARAIGASNWRILYAHILPNVMVMIVTLAPFTIAANITALTALDYLGLGLMPPTPSWGDLLQQGKSNLDAPWIVTTVVTAIVAVLVMVTFIGESVRAAFDPKKFTRYS from the coding sequence ATGTTGTCGCTGAGCCCATTAACCCAGAAAAAAATCAAACGATTTAAAGAGATCCGGCGCGGCTACTGGTCTTTGGTGATTCTTTCTACTTTGCTGGTGCTGTCATTATTTGCTGAGTTTCTGATTAACAGCAAGGCCTTGGTCGTGAAGTATCAGGGGGCCTATTTTTTCCCTGTCATGAGTGATGTGCTGCCCGGAACAACCTTTGGTGAAGACTATCAGAGCGAAGCCCAGTACCGGGACTTAAAGCAACGATTTACAGAAGCAGGACAAGGCGACTACGTCATCATGCCGCTGGTGCCCTGGAATCCGCTGGAGCAGGATTTCAGTGGCGATTTTCCTCCGACGGCACCGGATGCAGAATCTCGGCATTATCTGGGAACTGATACCATCGGGCGGGATATTCTGGCCCGGCTTGTATACGGCTTTCGCATTACCATGGGGTTTGCCTTGCTGACGATGGCGATTTCCTACGCTATCGGAACCATGGTCGGCTGTGCGATGGGGTTTTGGGGCGGCAAGTTTGATTTGCTGGTGCAACGCTTTATCGAAGTCTGGTCGATGGTACCTTTCCTTTACGTCATCATGATTCTGGTGTCGATTACCCAGCCGTCTTTTACCTTATTCGTTGCCATCAATGTGCTGTTTGGCTGGATGGGAATGACTTGGTATATGCGCACAATGACATACAAGGAAGTTGCCAGAGATTACGTGATGGCAGCCAGGGCGATAGGCGCATCGAACTGGCGCATCCTTTATGCGCATATTTTGCCGAATGTGATGGTGATGATTGTGACACTGGCGCCTTTTACCATTGCGGCCAATATTACGGCTCTGACGGCGCTGGATTATCTTGGTCTGGGCCTGATGCCGCCGACACCGAGCTGGGGAGATTTATTGCAGCAGGGAAAATCGAACCTGGATGCACCCTGGATAGTGACGACGGTCGTCACGGCCATTGTGGCTGTTCTGGTGATGGTGACGTTCATCGGTGAAAGTGTCAGGGCTGCTTTCGATCCCAAGAAATTTACCCGTTATAGTTAA